CTGATCAATGAGAGCTTGTAGAGCATCATGACATGCAGAGGGTAAGTAGAGCTAATTCTGATATCTGATCACGATTGAATGGGATGCTGTAAAATGTGATACTAGATCAGAAAGCTAAGTAACAGTGTTGGTTCTTGACCTTTTTATGGGTTGTGGGGCTTCCCTTGTCACTGTGGCAGGGGCTGGGGGTGGGGTTGCAACTCTGTGAGACAATTATTTGAGCCATGTAGGTGCTGTAGTCCAATAGTGTTCTCGTTTTCGTAGCTCCTGGCAAGTCGTGCAGCTCGTCTGTGCTTTCTTTGACAGCGTCTCCACCAAACTGTGTTTCTGagcaacagagaaaagacagacacaaagcgAAGTGAGTGGGCTGGAAGGAGCTGGCAAAAAGCATGAGTATCAGTCTGTCCTGCACTCGCTGCATCGATTCAACAACAACTACATGCGTGTTTATTATCACTGTGAACCTAAGCACCCTCTCACCTGTGTTCTCCCTCCTGATCACACTGCTCTTGGCTCCAGCCcgggaggcagacaggaagtgctggaaccactcctccttctctcttcctgtgCGGCCAAACAGGTAAAGTGTGACAAGAGGCTGTTGGTCCAGGACTGAAGgtctctctgtcctttcttcctcctcctgcccttcAACCACGCTCTCCTGCACCACCTCCCCCTCAGCCAGAGTGATGCAGATGGGATATTTCTTGTTCCACACCCTCTTGCGAGCCAAACCAGGCGGCAACAGAGTCACCTGGAATAAAAATGAACGCAAAGGAATGATAAAAGGAAAAGTGTAATTTTCATTCTATAAGAGATGATGGCAGGCAGAAATTATGTTGACAGTTTGGCATTGCCAAAGCACTCCCCACATTGATTAGACTGGTGTTATTCTATTACCCCATTGGAAGCTGCCATAACCTGCCTCAATATGCAAATGAGACAGTCGCCGGGTCAAGTTTATTCAGAGCATCATCACTTCAGGCGTAATCCTTCTGGTCTTTCACCTCCGTGTTAGGTGACAACGTGGGCGCAGACAGATGAGAGTGAAGAGTTCAAACAAGAGGTCaccttgcctctctctcttttttactCCCCTCTGAGAGACATGCTTGCTCCCCTTGGACCCACAAACgatttttcttttgcaaatgCACTGACCTTACAGTTAGCCAGCTGGTAAGTGCGAGAACCCAAAAATACAGCGTCGTGGGACGTCTCGTCGAACCCTGCCCACCGGGGGATGTTGGCACGTGGGTATGCCAGGCGCAGCCGGCTGCCCTCCAGGGTGACATAAACAGAGTATGTGATGGAGGGGTGGAAGGTCTCAGGGTCGTAGCTGTGTGTCTCATTCATCCAGCCCTGAAGGAAATGATGAGGGTGTTCATCCAACAGGAAAAAATGATTgcaagcagcagcagtcagataAAAATCACTTCATATTTGCATTATATTGAAAGCTGTGTTGAGGCTATGTTTTGATAGATTTAACTGGCAAAGTGTTCATAAATACATCAGAAAATCTAGCAAACACTCTACTCAGGCAAATGAAATTCACAGTGAGTGGTGCAAACTGCGACAATACAGCTCAGCAGGAGGGGAAACATGAGACATGGCAGAATACATCTGTCTCATTTAACACTGTGGACAAGTCTTTGAAATGGCCCACGGCCTACTGTTAGTAACTCCTCTATCCTCATAAATGTTACCTCATTTGAACCCGCTAAGTCGGCATTTTCTGGGGCAGCCACCCTCACCCTCTCAGCAGAGCTGTCAAGAAGTGCTTTGAGAAAGCTATTATCGAAATAACCTGCTCTGCACATGCTGAACCGGCTCTTCCTGAGGGAAGTTTTTTATACTGTAATTACCTCAAAACTAATCCATTAAGCACCACTGATAGCACTATCTTTAGTGCTATCCAATGCCtcatgtggctgctgttgtttgcTGTTTCGATCTCTCAGCCTGCAGAACAAACAGCCGTGCTTGAACCTCAACAGAAACTTAGGAGCAGCTGCAGGGCAAAGCTAAGCCATACTGTTTTCAGGCCAGCGATCTTTCCACATCAGTACTTGACCTTTTGCTCTCTGCTACAAATCGTGCATGAAGTGGATAAAAGTAGAGTTGCGTCATGTGTGTGTAATTctttgtttacatgctgtatttTACTCATTTATCACCTCTAGGAGTTCTGGATCTGCGAGTTCTCCATCCAGTGGATCCATGGTTGGGGGTCTGGATCTGCTCAAACGAGAGCCCCTGTTGCTTCTGGCAGATGAGCGTCGAGGGGCAAACATGAACACCACCACCAGGCCCAACATGAAGCCACATGCAACCCCCACAGACAGGCCTGTCACATAGGAGGGCAGGGGCAACACAAAGAAACCGTACGCTACAAGACCCACAGGGAAGAGCCAGTGAAGAGGGAGCGAAGAGCCTGGCACTGTGACTCGAGACTGGGTGTAAGTTCTTTGATGGGTCCCTCTGGATCCACTCTGGAGTTCCACCACTTGAATCATATCTCCGTAAGTGCGGATTTCATAATGGCTGTCACTGCCTAGGGTTTGCCGATCTGGGGTAGCAGTGGATTTTATTAAGGAGCCCTCTTGTAGTCTCCTCAGAGGCGTGTCAGACACACCTCTGTGCTCGCCATCTGTTCTCCTGCGGCACTTAAGGTCTGCATCCTCACCACCTCCGTCTCTTCCAACGCTGCCTTGGGAGGCCGGTGAGTCCCCAGCACCATAAGCCCTCCCCTGCTTGGGGCTGCCAGAGCTTTCGTCCCCCATGATCTTACTCAGCATGCTCAGCGGATCCTGCATGGCCTCAGAGAACTTCCTCCGCGTGTCCTCCAGCTCCGCGATCAGCGAGCTGCCCCGCGGTTCAGCGGGAGGCAATGCACCTGTGGAAAGAGGTGATACCCAGTCATCATCCTCATTCAGTGCTCCTGCTTCAGGCCTGGCCTCTGGGATTTTTGGATGTGTAAGCTGCTTCCAGGGATGCAGATGCAGCTTGGAGTCTGACTTGGAGAGGTTGACCTCTGGCTCGACCCGGCGGGAAATCTCTGTGCTCAGAGACTTGACCAGACTGAGCAGGGGTTTGCCCCGTAGAGAGCTGCTCTCGCTCGGGTCCAAGTCTGTGGAAGAGGATTTGACCAGGTTGGTGGTAACAAGCAGACCTGCTGACGACAATGATAGATCAGCTAAAGACCCAGGGGATGAGGGGGAGTGAGGCAGGAAGGGGGGCTGGGAACGATGGCCATGGCTCAGGTCCAAATCCATTCCCAAGCTGAGGTCTGGCTGGCTCTCTCTGCTTTGTAGTTTGTCTTTGGAAAAGGCCACAGTGGGACCTTCGTCGTGGCGGTCCAGGCTGAAGATGAGCTTGCTCTCCTCCATGCTGGCCATCAACCAGGAGCTACTGTAAGGATGTGGTCAACCAAATGGAGCAACAGCAACAGGAGAATGGGGGTAGCACTGGTAGACTTGTAATATCCCCCTCAGATAGTTTGTAGTCCATCATGTTGGATGCTAGAAATGTGGCGAGAAAcaaggaaaacacattaaaatgtggTTATTTGTAGAGCTTCAGTGAAATGTTGGAAACATTACTTTTAATGACAGCGTAACATTTAATATTGCAGCTCAGCTACTTCCTAATCTGCTGCTCTGACCTTCCTGTTtctgccctctctgtttcctccccTCCATTGCTTTTCTAATTTCCTCTCCCCTGTCACCTCTCAGCCTTTCTTCCGGCTCTCCTCTGTACTCGCTCCTTTGTCCTTTTTACAATTCCTCTGCACTGATTCAGggaaatttgtgtttttcattctgcGTGTGTGCTGTCACTTCACATAAAGTCTGAGATAAGGTGGGAGAGGATGAGTGCTTTGTTTCTGGAACCATCACAAAGAGTCTTTAGCGCAGACACTTTAATCCCACAGTCACAGCTAATCCCAAATTAGATCCAACGATCCCATTCATTAGCCTTGTTTGTGCTTAACTGACATATTTGCATTATCCAAAGAGCTCCGAACGATGTCAGCAACTACTGGTCTTCTTGTCGGCACATTTGAAGACTGTTCCTGATTTACAGCATCTGACTACTCTGTTATGTCTCAGAGTAAGAGCTCAGTTGTTATGATCATAACCGGGAAAACAAGCTGCTTATTTTTTTAACCACACCCTACCCGTCCATTATGCCCTCAACCGCACAACAATTAGACACTCCCCTTTGGAGGGCTTTGACAGAGCATGGATTTAACAAGCCCTTAACAGCTTGTTTACATGTGACAGTCATGATGGCAGGCAGGCTGCAAGGCCCAACTCCCTGAGAGTCGTTAGCTACGGTACAGTCCAGACTGAGAGTGGATTTACTGTAATCCTCCATATTAAACAGGCTTTTACGAAGGGAAATTAAGACACTTGGGACATGAATTGAACCTGATGAATGGGTAAACAGTGCCAGATAGATCTTTATATTCAttgttattcacacacacacacgtaaaaaacactaacctatccctgaccctgaccttaatcatcaccaaacaaatattttgacacttttagttttgtcaataacaataatataacaaaaaactgtGGACCCAATAAGTGtgtagagcacacacacacacacacacacacacacacacacacacacactgcactatCAGATGTAGTCACAAGCTAGCTTTCTTGGCAATACAAGGTGTCTGTACTTGCAGAGAAGTAAATATCATATCACTAAGATATTAGACATAATCATCCAGTAGAGGATTTTCAAATAGAAGATGATTATTATGTTCCTGCCATTCAAAAGCTACATTTTTACATAGAAACCGCACCAGCAAAAATGGAACAGTGTTAAGACACTTGAGCCACGATTGGTTATTGTCCTGTACGTAAGCATAAATTCTAACTCTGACCTGGATGAAACCTATTTTCAAGGCCACAGATACTCATTTGTAACCATGTTGCTCGAATAATTAGTAACTTTCCCACTGGCTCCCGGCTTATCTTTTCTCTGCACCCTGTGTATACGAGAAGATACTATTTTAGCACCAACCTGCTGCGCTGTTTGTCAAATCTAATTAACCAAAAGTGCTGCTCCGCCAGTGCTCAAGCTGCCCTAGACAGGACTTACCCTAATCAATTGCTACTTTTGAGTCAATTCGGATCAGTTCATGCTGACAGGGTGAGGAAAACCTTTGCTGCTCTGTGGAATATGTAGTCAGCTGAGATTTGGCAGCTTTCCCGTCAGTATTGTGGATGAACACTGCAGGAATAACACTgactcaaaaacaaacatgagagAGCTGAAGGCTGGAACACTAGTTTTTGGTTTGTCCCTTGAGAGTGAAGCAGATTTAGCTATTTTATAATTAGTGAAGGAGGAATAGTTGGATATGAAAACCCTTCTTCCTAACTGCTTCTGCATCAAACATATTCCATTAGAGAAACAGTGttataaagaaaaaagagctGCAGTCCAGTCCaattaaaatgtacttaatATTGCCATTTTCCACAACAACATCTGACTTATCAAAGGCAAGAAAGGTCACATTAgcaattaattattattttcattatttattagtttgccaaaaagtgacattttaagtGACTCAAGGATAAAAATCCAAAGATTAACAGTTTCCACtgatacaaaaacaaagaaaatctcCAAATTAAAGTGTTTAAAATAAAGGAATCAAAGTACATTTGGCATATTCGCTTAAAAattgactgaaatgattaattttgTATCAACAAATCCCTCCGTAAAAAACCTTCAGAATATGTATAGGAATAAAAGTGTAAAGTTTGGTGTATGTTGCCGCTGAGGTGGAGATTTCTGTCTCAGAGTCTGAcagaaaaaaactcattttgaaaAAACAGCCTTCAAAGATATGAATTTAGGAGAAATCTACAGACACAACTCGACAAAGAGCAATGAGATAAACACCCAAATTTGTATTctggacattttctttccactcctctgaaagaagaaatgttATTAAAGcaaaatagctaaaaaaaaaaatctcagaaTTGACCAGTGCATGAAGAAAGTATACCTGTCTTGTATCGCCTTGACTACAAGTTTCCACTCTAGGTCACATCTTTTTTGATGCAACAACAGTAGGACACTGAAACGTGTATGAGTAGACAATTTTGActgttaaatgacaaaataaagttcattaaAGTAACTGCTTATGGTTGCTGGGTCCAGAGCGCTCAGCGTGGAGGAAAAAGTTAATGAAATTAAACGGAGTCTGACATTTTTGAGAACTGGTGTGGACAGGGAATTGCTGGCAAACGCAGACTTTCACTGGCTGAAGGTGTTACAGGCCAAATCATCCATGATATTCCAGATCCTGTGCATTTGCCTGTGACAGGATGGGTGTATTCAAGAGTCTATTGGCAGTAGGTCACTTCAGCTGGATTAaaaggcagaggaagaaatgacGCCAGCAGCTGAAAATCCCAATTTATCCCTGACGTTTGGCAAAGGATTGAAAtcctgccaaaaaaaaaaatgtctctccaACTGTGTCCTCCTCTTGGCCTTTCTATCCTGTTAGGACAAGGACaatgggataaaaaaaaaaggtgacagAACTTCATGAAAACCCAGTCGGAGAGCTTTAGAAGATTGTGTGAGGGTTGTCTACATCACAATTTGTCCACACAGGAGAGCCAGGACGTTTTATATCAACGGCATGCCTGTTCTTAATCCCGTCTTCAAACTTCAACCAGTTGACCCcgatgactgactgactgacacattTGGCACAGGACTGCATGTTTGCCTGGGTATCACATGGTCAGTGTTACTGAAGCTGTACCTCATCTCATTAAGACAATACCTCCAGGCCTCAAGGAGGTTGCTTATGGACAATGTAAGTCGCCCTATCACTCAGGCATTCATGTGTCACCCTTTTACCCTTTTTTATCACCCCGAGCTCCTTCTGTCCTCACCTGCAGAGATTTTCTCAAgtctcatttttttaaaaaaaacaaaaaaacaaaggcagCTATTCTACTGAGgcataaaaaacaaaccacagacgTTTGCTTACCTGAATCTCGCATGTTTGATCAGCTGCTCCTGAGGTGTGTGTGGCAGAGGTTTGTGCAGGACTGTGCTCTGGGCGCAGGCTGCAGTGATCTCTCTGGATGCTGCAGAGCGCGCTGTGCGGTGCTTCACGCGGGGATGCGCACCATCCACCGACCGCGGGCTGCAAATATCCGCACAACTTTACTCAGATCGCAGCAAATCTTCGACAACCAACTCCTCAGAGAGATTTActccaaaacaaacagctcGGATtgccgaaaaaaaaaaaaaaaaacgagagtCGGCGACGTTGCCTCCGTCTCACGGCTCCTTCCGCTTCAGGAGGCGTCAACCCAAAACACAGTAATGTGATTATTTGGAGTCCTGGCTGCAGACTGGACGGAACTCTAATCCAGATTAGATCTGAGAGGCCAACAGTTGACAGAGCgactcctcctctctgctctgtgcgCGCAGCGTCAAAACACAGACCGAGCTCAACTCTGACACCGCAGTCCTGTACGCAGACTTATGTAATTACACGACCTGGAAAAATTCACGCCAATGTTACCGCTCAAAGCCTCTTATTTAATAAGACTTCTTTTTCACTGACCGTAAGGACACGGAGGGCAGATGTTAAAGCTGTTCTGAGATCTGCATACGAGCAAATGGGATACTTCTGCGGGTTTCACTTATAATTAGATAGATTTACATTTGGTCTCAATATTGGGGCTTGGTGTTGTTTTAATAAGTGAAATATTTGTGATGTTGGTCATTTTACGTGTACATGGGGTTGAAAGGAATACACGtggagtgagaggaagaggaagaggaagaggaggaaagggcTTTGAAGATTATTGGTGGCTCCTGATCATTGTAACATTAAAGCCATGAACACGTGAATGCATCAATACTATGACATATATATTATTCtaaaatgggccattctgcagAATTAGTACTTTCTGGTACTTTAATTGTATTTCGATACTAATATTTTTATACTTAGTTACTCAAGTAAAGATGTGAgtagctcctccatctctgctgtcAGGGAGGTAAAAACCTGATCTATTATGATCTGACTATTAACAGAGCAGCAACTCCCAACCAGGgacacatgtaaatattttagCTCAACTAATTGTGCACAAATCAACAGCTACGTTGTTTGGTAAAAGCATTAAACTGTTTAAATAGTTTGCTAAAGGTCATGGGTAAACGGGTGAAACGTCCAGCTTTGGCCTGACCAAGTAGCTGTGGGCCTTAAACATGTtgacattattattgttaaagtgttgaaaacagccattttttaaatgatccgCTTGAATGAACACATTGGGGATGTGGTGGGTGGTGTAGAGACTAAGGGTGTGTTTGTGCGGAGGGGGCTCCatctgacagaaaatgttgggCAGGCCTGCTTTAGAGCAAAAATAGTGTTACAATAGCCCAAACTGCCCTCTGAAATTGATGCTATTTTGATCCAGTTAGAAGTGGATTTGTAACAGTGTTATTTAACACATGATTTTGATGTGAAGTGAAGGACCTCTCAGTGTTAGTGTCAGTGCTCATGTTACGGACAGCTGTGCCCTTCAATCCTGCTCATACTGAGGGATTAACGGTGGTttgtctgctgccacctgctgctcAAACTGCAGAATTAATCTTCCTTTTAGGGCACCAGGGTCAAGCAGGAAATAACACCTGATTAGGGGCAAGCACGCACAGATCACAAAAAGGCTTTTTACGGTCCCATTTTAGGACACTGTGGGCTTATATCtataaatatttctgtgaatCCTTCAATGCTTcacatattctttatatttttttttacatatgctTCGTATATAAAGTTTGATATGGAATTATACTCAGTAGTGCTTTTATAAGAAAACCTTACCCATGTTGGGTTTTCCTTACATGTGATGTACTCTCTGCTGTGTGCTCTGCGAGTAGTTTTTTTTACTCCTGGAAAATGTTTCGTCTTGACATTTAAAGTCTTTATCCCCCTGGGTGCATTTTTGAATGTATCTTTAGGCAGCCGGGGCTGGTGAACGTCCtgccacaaacatcacaaaccAGCCGTTTTGCTTTGCAAAAGTGTTCTTGTGTCCACATGTAGGACAAACAGAGCAGTCTGAAGAAAGTGGCTGCAGTTCAGAGGACATTTGTGTATTTAGCTCACTTTGCACTAATTCAGTGGAAGGAAAACTTAACATCCTGTGTATGACCGTCATCCCCAAGTTCCTCCAGCTCCCATTTCCCAGCAGTCCTCATTTTTGCTCTGGTCTGAGAGGCCTGTCTTGTATCGAGGGCTGTGTTAaggtctgctgctgcatgctgTAGTCTGTTTCCATCTCCGGCTCCAGTGCTGCTCCACCGGCAGACTACAGCAAAGACAAGTGCTCTGGACACAACAGACTGATGAAACATCCCCAGCATCTTGCGGCACAGGTTGAAGGATCAAAGCTTCCTCAGAAAATAGAATCTGCTCATCCCCTTCTTGTACACAGCCTCAGCGTTGTGCTTGCAGTAAAGTCTGTTGTCGATGTAGACGCCCAGGTCCTCCACCGCGGCGACATCCTCTCCCATAATACACAGCGGTATTGCAGCCGTCCTCCTCCCTCAGAAGTCGATGACCATCTCCCTGGTCTTGGTCACGTTCAGAAGCAGGTGATTTCTTCCTGTCCACTCCACAAAAGTTGTGCACCAGTGCTctgtactcctcctcctcccgcccCGTCACTTCTACATCCCTCCACTGCAGAGTCGTCAGAGACCTTCTGCAGATGGCATGACCACGAGTTGTACTGAAAGTCAGAGGTGGACGAGgtgaaaaggaaaggagaaagcACAGTGCCCTGTGGAGCACCTGTACTACTCACAACCACTCCAGACTTAACACTGTCGGACAaactgtggtctgtctgtcaggtagTCAGTAATCCAACATCATCTCTCTGGCTACAGTAATGTAATAATAAGCATATAGTTCACTGACTTTAATACCACGAAGTGATGCACCGACCAACTGAGGGATAATTTTGCTGTTAGTATGTTTACCTTGTGGGCACAGCCAGGAAAAGATAAACAGACCACAGCACTGTAACTGGATATTAAACTTTATTGCCCTCCATGCGGACATAAGAAGACATTACACAGAATAGACAAAAATGCATACATGAAACATGTGAGTAAGAACGGTGCCAGAGGTGCTCTGCACTCTGATGGTCAACGTGAAATTGGTTTCACCCAATAAATACCAACATGTGTCATGTTAACAGAAACCTAAAGGGTTTTATGAAACACAGTTAGATTGTGATGTTTTCGATAACAGGTGATGGGTCTTTTCTTATTGTTCTTCAGAATTAATCAgagtaaagaaaaacattacagcaggacattcacattgtcacaggtgtgtttgtgtgttgatggGATTTCCTCACGAATCTCTTAACATTGCTCATTTTAGCTGTTAAGGCTCCACACCACCCACACAGGGGTTTGATAGGACGTCTCGTGTTAGTTTTGTTACACCTGTCAAAGGCCCCGCACACCTCACGGCccaggcacgcacacacacagacacaaacacagacacacacacacacacagacacacacacagacacacacacagatgagtgtTTTCACTGATCTTACCTAACTACACTCAGGACTGCGCAGGCATGTCTCGCTCTCCTGTTACGGTGCAGTCAGACCGGGTTTCATCTGGCCTTGGCGGTTTCCCAATCAGATTGATCTCTGCAATAAGTGAAAGAGGCAGGATCAACTTGTGACTGAATGCGCCCTTGTTCCTCACAGGAGTGAACAGGGAGCGAAATCCGGTGTGGCCGCGCCTTTCGTTTAGCTGAACTCATTAGAAGAGGACATTTTACAAGAAAGTGATTCTGTTTGTGAAAAGTGCCTCAGTGTGTGCTGACACCAGTATCTACCTGTCCTGTACCAAAGCAAACTAACAGTTTAAGGTATGCTTACTGGCAGTAATTTAAGAACAATGTGCTTCGAGGTTAAACTAAAAGATGGCCGACAGGTGAGTTATGCCATGCACGTAAAACTCTCTTATCTAACTCATGCAAAAGCTCTGAAATGGTGCGTCTGGTTTTCACTCCGCAGCCGCCTTTTCATGAGTTTGCAGATGCA
This genomic window from Pempheris klunzingeri isolate RE-2024b chromosome 17, fPemKlu1.hap1, whole genome shotgun sequence contains:
- the LOC139216611 gene encoding testis-expressed protein 2-like: MEESKLIFSLDRHDEGPTVAFSKDKLQSRESQPDLSLGMDLDLSHGHRSQPPFLPHSPSSPGSLADLSLSSAGLLVTTNLVKSSSTDLDPSESSSLRGKPLLSLVKSLSTEISRRVEPEVNLSKSDSKLHLHPWKQLTHPKIPEARPEAGALNEDDDWVSPLSTGALPPAEPRGSSLIAELEDTRRKFSEAMQDPLSMLSKIMGDESSGSPKQGRAYGAGDSPASQGSVGRDGGGEDADLKCRRRTDGEHRGVSDTPLRRLQEGSLIKSTATPDRQTLGSDSHYEIRTYGDMIQVVELQSGSRGTHQRTYTQSRVTVPGSSLPLHWLFPVGLVAYGFFVLPLPSYVTGLSVGVACGFMLGLVVVFMFAPRRSSARSNRGSRLSRSRPPTMDPLDGELADPELLEGWMNETHSYDPETFHPSITYSVYVTLEGSRLRLAYPRANIPRWAGFDETSHDAVFLGSRTYQLANCKVTLLPPGLARKRVWNKKYPICITLAEGEVVQESVVEGQEEEERTERPSVLDQQPLVTLYLFGRTGREKEEWFQHFLSASRAGAKSSVIRRENTETQFGGDAVKESTDELHDLPGATKTRTLLDYSTYMAQIIVSQSCNPTPSPCHSDKGSPTTHKKSQNEEHGSGGQAGAEPCAGSGAERCSAEGQPTWVNSLVGRIFWDFLREKYWTDQVAHKIQKKLSKIKLPYFMNELTLADLDMGTCLPQVLSTSKPSLDRRGLWLELELVYTGCLQMTLETKMNLCKLGKDGEDEVHSVPETQQVGSKPRLCILADSDEESSSAGSSDEEEVPLSEPQGSLGDKSPVAAAEGHTGGSTSRKILRFVDKIAKSKYFQKATENEYIRKKIAEVSNMPLMLSVEVLELSGTLAINIPPPPTDRIWYSFRVPPRLDLHVRPTLGEREVTFSHVTEWIEKKLQCEFQKVLVMPNMDDLYLPLMTSGLDNPPVSHQSSVHSSSHQSSMESQEYLSE